A DNA window from Bacteroides cellulosilyticus contains the following coding sequences:
- a CDS encoding MotA/TolQ/ExbB proton channel family protein, producing the protein METISNSLFWISNGLLVPVIVLLLLFFLRAIILAGGFFGEFYQRMKLQKQLSEMLETITPENINEQLQSLPQAGKQPMLRCLKKLAEHRDNAAYCERLLANFEVDAEKELGRSRTFIKLGPMLGLMGTLIPMGPALVGLATGDISSMAYNMQVAFATTVVGMVIAAVGVITLQVKQRWYAREINDLEYLDRTLRNKTNE; encoded by the coding sequence ATGGAAACCATTTCAAACTCACTCTTCTGGATATCCAACGGACTACTTGTTCCGGTCATCGTATTATTACTCCTGTTCTTCCTCCGCGCCATTATCCTTGCCGGAGGTTTCTTCGGAGAATTCTACCAACGGATGAAACTACAAAAGCAACTCTCCGAGATGTTGGAAACCATCACTCCTGAAAACATTAACGAACAGTTGCAGAGCTTGCCCCAAGCTGGGAAACAACCTATGCTCCGTTGTCTGAAAAAGCTTGCCGAACACCGCGATAACGCCGCCTACTGCGAACGCCTGCTTGCCAACTTCGAAGTAGACGCCGAAAAAGAGCTGGGACGCTCGCGCACTTTCATCAAACTCGGCCCGATGCTGGGACTGATGGGAACACTGATCCCGATGGGTCCCGCCCTTGTCGGACTGGCTACAGGAGATATTTCCTCAATGGCTTACAATATGCAGGTAGCCTTTGCCACCACCGTGGTCGGTATGGTGATTGCCGCAGTCGGCGTCATCACTCTGCAAGTGAAACAACGCTGGTATGCCCGTGAAATAAATGATCTGGAATATCTGGACAGGACTCTGCGAAACAAAACCAATGAATAA
- a CDS encoding DUF2149 domain-containing protein yields MKRNRLLHNQTDSDPMGTVANLFDVAMVFAVALMVALVTRFNMTEMFSKEDFTMVKNPGKENMEIITKEGQEIKRYTPSEEQETSGKRGKKVGVAYQLESGEIIYVPE; encoded by the coding sequence ATGAAACGAAACAGACTGCTTCACAACCAAACGGACTCCGACCCGATGGGTACGGTAGCGAACCTTTTTGATGTAGCCATGGTCTTTGCTGTCGCACTGATGGTTGCCCTCGTCACCCGCTTCAACATGACGGAAATGTTTTCCAAAGAAGACTTCACTATGGTGAAGAATCCCGGAAAAGAGAATATGGAAATCATTACGAAAGAAGGACAGGAAATCAAGCGATACACTCCCAGCGAGGAACAGGAAACTTCCGGCAAGCGAGGGAAAAAAGTCGGTGTAGCCTACCAACTGGAAAGTGGAGAAATTATCTATGTTCCAGAATAA
- a CDS encoding TonB-dependent receptor plug domain-containing protein, whose amino-acid sequence MIKQRFLTTLLMGSIAAGAWAQADKGETSVDKTVDLNPVVVTGTGTHQRLKNTPAPVSVITANEIKRAGITDFQQAMTMMVPSLSFSPNAMGSYLMMNGLSNKYVLILINGRKVTGDISGNIDISQIDMSRVKRIEVLNGAASSLYGSDAIAGVINIITNQPKDEISFTTNSRYTRKNQFSQGLNLDIAKGKLASYTAYKYDHSDGWQNSGLTVDKNDDLVETLDQLSIGYSMNNFSQQFTYDATEKLSFYANGGYYWRMTDRPIKREGMTGGNDYNTHYEGYNWGTGAKYRLNKRSSIQLDYVGNNYTSRYKYMLAAGDYQPGDYAFTKRQKFHDAELKGIFGFTTNSTTVFGVDYRKDILVRPDADVDKGVYTLSGYGQHEVKLWDHFTGIVGARYDYHEQAGGRFTPKVAAMYNIGNFNVRATYAAGFRAPGVDELYYSMFKKMGSKYTISIGDADLKPEHSNYYSINMEYRTNRFSASVTGYLNYLTDMVSSKVTAFNDLSAEAQQQLKEEFPELADLSSTKNVNLKEYINFEKATVRGFEVSLSGNPFAGFTLNGNYTYAYARGKGEEGWQNIQRSIRHTATISGNYAHSWGDYTMNLNLNGRLQSKCYYPGDADGDAPGYGIWNLNTRHSFDCFSSFFLEPGIGIDNIFNKRDMRPLTKNFTLYSPGRMLVVSLTLKLKN is encoded by the coding sequence ATGATAAAGCAAAGATTCTTAACGACTCTCTTAATGGGAAGTATCGCTGCCGGTGCGTGGGCACAGGCTGATAAAGGTGAAACTTCCGTAGATAAAACTGTGGATTTGAATCCTGTAGTAGTAACCGGTACGGGTACGCACCAGCGACTGAAAAATACTCCGGCACCGGTATCCGTCATCACCGCTAACGAAATAAAACGTGCCGGAATCACGGATTTCCAACAAGCTATGACCATGATGGTTCCCTCTCTCTCCTTCTCCCCGAATGCCATGGGTTCGTATCTGATGATGAACGGACTTTCCAATAAATACGTACTGATACTGATTAACGGACGTAAAGTGACGGGGGATATCAGCGGTAATATTGACATCAGCCAGATAGACATGAGCCGTGTGAAGCGTATCGAAGTTTTAAACGGCGCAGCTTCTTCGCTCTATGGCTCGGATGCGATTGCCGGTGTTATCAACATCATCACCAACCAGCCGAAAGATGAAATCTCCTTCACCACCAACAGCCGTTATACAAGAAAGAATCAGTTTTCACAAGGCCTCAACCTGGACATTGCCAAAGGAAAGCTCGCCTCTTATACTGCTTATAAATACGATCACTCGGATGGCTGGCAGAACAGTGGTCTGACCGTAGACAAGAATGATGATCTGGTTGAAACCCTTGATCAGCTTTCCATCGGCTACAGCATGAATAACTTTTCTCAGCAATTCACCTACGATGCTACGGAAAAACTCTCGTTCTATGCCAACGGCGGATATTACTGGCGCATGACCGACCGCCCCATAAAACGTGAGGGCATGACGGGCGGAAATGATTATAACACGCATTACGAAGGCTACAACTGGGGTACAGGAGCCAAGTACAGACTGAACAAACGTTCCTCCATCCAGTTGGATTATGTAGGCAACAATTATACTTCGCGCTACAAATACATGCTGGCAGCCGGTGATTACCAACCGGGTGACTACGCATTCACCAAAAGACAGAAGTTTCATGATGCCGAACTAAAAGGTATCTTCGGTTTCACCACCAACAGTACCACTGTCTTCGGAGTGGACTACCGCAAGGACATTCTTGTTCGTCCCGATGCCGATGTAGACAAGGGAGTATATACTTTGTCGGGCTACGGACAGCATGAAGTAAAACTATGGGATCATTTCACGGGCATCGTCGGTGCACGCTATGACTATCATGAACAGGCAGGTGGACGTTTCACCCCGAAAGTGGCAGCCATGTACAATATTGGAAACTTCAACGTGCGTGCTACGTATGCAGCTGGTTTCCGTGCTCCCGGCGTAGACGAATTGTATTACAGCATGTTCAAGAAAATGGGTAGCAAATACACCATCTCCATCGGTGACGCTGACCTGAAGCCTGAACACAGCAACTACTACTCCATCAATATGGAATACCGCACCAACCGTTTCAGTGCCTCCGTTACGGGATATCTGAATTATCTGACAGATATGGTGTCTTCCAAAGTAACCGCATTCAATGATTTGTCCGCTGAGGCTCAACAGCAACTGAAAGAAGAATTCCCCGAACTGGCAGACTTATCATCTACCAAGAATGTGAACCTGAAAGAATACATCAACTTTGAAAAGGCTACCGTCCGTGGTTTTGAGGTAAGTTTGTCAGGCAATCCGTTCGCCGGATTTACGCTGAACGGTAACTATACCTACGCTTATGCCCGTGGTAAAGGTGAAGAAGGCTGGCAAAACATTCAACGCAGCATCCGCCACACGGCAACCATCAGCGGAAACTATGCACATTCATGGGGTGACTACACCATGAACCTCAACCTGAACGGCCGTCTGCAAAGCAAATGCTACTATCCGGGAGATGCCGACGGAGATGCTCCGGGTTACGGTATCTGGAACCTGAACACCCGCCACTCTTTCGACTGTTTCAGCAGTTTCTTCCTGGAACCCGGTATCGGTATCGACAATATCTTCAACAAGAGGGATATGAGACCTCTGACGAAGAACTTCACCCTGTACTCGCCGGGACGTATGTTGGTGGTGAGTCTGACTTTAAAACTAAAGAATTAA
- a CDS encoding sirohydrochlorin cobaltochelatase, with product MKHLFITLCLLSVALFSSAQGEKTALLITHYGSSDPDTRALTLDVITREAKETFPQFEVREAYISPIVRRRLEKQGVHKDSPVDALLKLRSEGYSRVLIQSTTLIEGSEMTSVRRDAESVKPFFKEIKVGNPLLYTVEDCEKVIEILTQEQPGKKEDVIYVGHGNQLPSTATYAMLDYMMKAHGLKNFHVSTIEGYPTLDATLAQLKETRPKQVTLIPLLLVCGNHTKEDIVGVWKPEMEKASYQVNVRMQGLGELPAIRKLYMEHVEALLK from the coding sequence ATGAAGCATCTTTTCATCACTCTTTGTTTACTGAGTGTGGCTCTCTTCTCCTCTGCACAGGGGGAGAAGACCGCCCTTCTCATTACCCATTACGGAAGTTCGGACCCTGATACACGTGCACTGACGCTCGACGTAATCACCCGTGAGGCAAAAGAAACTTTTCCGCAGTTTGAAGTGCGCGAAGCGTATATCTCTCCCATTGTTCGGCGCAGGCTGGAGAAGCAGGGCGTTCATAAAGACAGTCCGGTAGACGCACTGCTGAAACTCAGAAGCGAAGGATATTCGCGTGTACTGATACAGAGTACAACACTGATTGAAGGAAGTGAAATGACTTCCGTCCGCCGCGATGCGGAGAGCGTGAAACCCTTCTTTAAAGAAATAAAGGTAGGTAATCCATTGCTTTATACAGTGGAAGATTGCGAAAAGGTTATAGAAATTCTGACACAGGAACAGCCTGGAAAGAAAGAGGACGTCATCTATGTGGGACACGGCAATCAATTGCCAAGTACCGCCACTTACGCCATGCTGGACTATATGATGAAAGCCCACGGACTGAAAAACTTCCACGTCAGCACCATCGAGGGTTATCCTACACTGGACGCTACACTGGCACAGTTGAAGGAGACACGCCCGAAACAAGTAACACTGATACCGTTGTTGCTGGTATGCGGTAATCATACGAAAGAAGACATCGTCGGAGTATGGAAACCGGAAATGGAAAAGGCAAGCTACCAGGTGAATGTGCGTATGCAAGGACTGGGCGAGCTGCCCGCTATCCGAAAGCTCTATATGGAGCACGTAGAAGCGTTGTTGAAATAG
- the cobJ gene encoding precorrin-3B C(17)-methyltransferase yields the protein MKQPKIIVAGIGPGSEQDITPAVLSAVQEADVVVGYKYYFQFIQPYLHPETECIDTGMKRERTRAEQAFELAEQGKTVCVISSGDAGIYGMTPLIYEMKRERNSNVKIIALPGISAFQKAASLLGAPVGHDFCVISLSDLMTPWERIERRIRAAAMADFVTAVYNPKSEGRYWQLYRLKELFLAEGRAPETPVGYVRQAGREEQEVHLTTLADFNPEEVDMFTVILIGNSQSYAWNGKFITPRGYYNRPDKDEQPTKGIGQDIMIQSFRTIESELKNKNIPLDHKWALLHAIHTTADFEMEKLLYTDKGAVEKLYQKIADGRLKTIVTDVTMAASGIRKGALQRLGVEVKCYLSDERVAAMAAEKGITRTQAGIRLAVEEHPDALFVFGNAPTALMELCDLVRKGKAAPSGIIAAPVGFVHVQESKHMVKPFMEIPKLIVEGRKGGSNLAATLVNAILCYNDAEQLRPGRDV from the coding sequence ATGAAACAGCCTAAGATAATAGTTGCCGGCATCGGTCCGGGCAGCGAACAAGACATCACGCCCGCAGTTCTCAGTGCGGTTCAAGAAGCGGATGTAGTAGTGGGATATAAATATTATTTCCAGTTTATCCAGCCTTATCTCCACCCTGAAACAGAATGTATAGATACGGGTATGAAGCGGGAACGCACTCGTGCGGAACAGGCATTTGAATTGGCGGAACAGGGAAAAACGGTTTGCGTCATCAGTTCCGGCGATGCGGGGATTTATGGAATGACTCCGCTGATTTACGAGATGAAGCGGGAACGGAACAGCAACGTCAAAATAATTGCCTTGCCGGGCATCAGTGCTTTTCAGAAAGCGGCTTCACTGCTGGGTGCTCCTGTGGGACATGATTTCTGTGTGATTTCCCTTTCCGATCTGATGACACCGTGGGAACGGATCGAGCGTCGCATCCGTGCGGCAGCCATGGCTGATTTCGTAACGGCTGTATACAATCCGAAAAGCGAAGGGCGGTATTGGCAACTCTATCGACTGAAAGAGCTGTTTCTCGCAGAAGGACGCGCTCCGGAGACTCCGGTAGGTTATGTACGCCAGGCCGGACGGGAAGAACAGGAAGTGCATCTGACGACACTCGCTGATTTCAATCCCGAAGAAGTGGATATGTTTACAGTCATCCTGATCGGTAACTCGCAGTCTTATGCGTGGAACGGCAAGTTCATTACTCCCCGGGGATATTATAACCGTCCGGATAAAGATGAACAACCGACTAAGGGGATAGGTCAGGACATTATGATACAAAGTTTCCGGACCATTGAGTCGGAACTAAAGAATAAGAATATTCCTCTGGATCATAAATGGGCTTTGCTGCACGCCATCCATACCACGGCCGATTTTGAAATGGAAAAGCTGCTGTATACGGACAAAGGTGCTGTGGAAAAGCTTTATCAGAAAATAGCGGACGGTCGGTTGAAAACGATTGTTACGGATGTGACGATGGCTGCCAGTGGTATCCGCAAAGGAGCTTTACAACGGCTGGGAGTAGAAGTGAAATGCTATCTTTCCGATGAACGTGTAGCGGCAATGGCAGCGGAAAAAGGGATCACCCGTACACAAGCCGGTATACGTCTGGCGGTGGAGGAACATCCGGATGCCTTGTTCGTATTCGGTAATGCGCCGACGGCTTTGATGGAACTTTGTGATCTGGTACGTAAAGGAAAGGCTGCACCAAGCGGTATTATTGCCGCGCCTGTGGGTTTTGTACATGTACAGGAATCCAAGCACATGGTGAAGCCGTTCATGGAAATACCCAAACTGATAGTGGAGGGACGAAAAGGAGGAAGTAATTTGGCTGCAACGCTGGTGAATGCAATCTTGTGCTACAATGATGCGGAACAGTTAAGGCCGGGACGGGATGTATAA
- the cbiE gene encoding precorrin-6y C5,15-methyltransferase (decarboxylating) subunit CbiE, which translates to MKRNFIIIGMDDNREPFFPPEVLRHIREGKVFSGGLRHREIVEKLLPEGAEWISITVPLDNVFAQYENIFADFEKKASDASIVVFASGDPLFFGFANTVKRKLPDAKIRLYPAFNSLQTLAHRLVMPYDDMRTVSLTGRPWQELDKALIEHAHKIGVLTDREHTPATIAARMLEYGYTDYTMYIGEHLGNPERERIRRMNLEEASEEAFEHPNNLLLYADTLHRSMQTPYTGLCRHPAQVYADTPHRSMQTPCIDRRKRPEFRDHLVRPFGLPDEEFAHLDGRARMITKAPIRLLTLQALELNRRRVFWDIGFCTGSVSIEARLQFPHLTVVSFEKRPEGEELMRINSRRFGAPGITALIGDFLQTELEDLPPPDAVFIGGHGGKLEDILVRLKEVLQPGGCIVFNSVSPNSRELFRKGAENAGMSLQPSLHIALNDYNPIEIMKVTL; encoded by the coding sequence ATGAAACGAAACTTTATCATCATAGGCATGGACGACAACCGGGAACCTTTCTTCCCGCCCGAAGTGCTGCGGCACATCCGGGAAGGAAAAGTTTTCTCCGGCGGCTTGCGGCATCGGGAGATTGTAGAGAAGTTACTTCCGGAAGGTGCGGAATGGATTTCTATAACAGTTCCACTGGATAACGTCTTTGCCCAATACGAAAACATTTTTGCAGACTTTGAGAAGAAGGCTTCCGATGCATCTATTGTCGTATTTGCATCCGGAGATCCCCTGTTTTTCGGCTTCGCCAATACGGTAAAACGAAAACTGCCCGATGCAAAGATACGCCTCTACCCGGCTTTCAATTCCCTGCAAACATTAGCGCACAGACTGGTGATGCCTTACGACGATATGCGTACCGTCTCCCTGACAGGACGCCCGTGGCAGGAACTGGACAAAGCACTCATAGAACATGCCCACAAAATAGGTGTACTGACAGATCGGGAGCATACCCCTGCCACTATCGCCGCGCGGATGTTGGAATATGGATACACCGATTACACGATGTACATCGGTGAGCACCTCGGCAATCCCGAACGCGAGCGCATTCGTCGGATGAATCTTGAAGAGGCCTCAGAAGAGGCCTTCGAGCACCCCAACAACCTGCTGCTCTATGCAGACACCCTGCATAGGTCTATGCAGACACCCTACACAGGCCTATGCAGACACCCTGCACAGGTCTATGCAGACACCCCGCACAGGTCTATGCAGACACCCTGCATAGATCGACGCAAACGCCCAGAGTTCAGGGATCACCTCGTCCGCCCCTTCGGTCTTCCCGACGAAGAATTCGCCCACTTGGACGGACGTGCCCGCATGATTACCAAAGCTCCGATCCGCCTCCTTACCTTGCAGGCATTGGAACTGAATCGCCGCCGTGTCTTTTGGGACATAGGTTTCTGCACAGGCTCTGTATCCATCGAAGCCCGCCTGCAATTCCCGCATCTTACGGTTGTTTCGTTCGAGAAACGTCCCGAAGGAGAAGAACTGATGCGCATCAACTCCCGCCGTTTCGGTGCGCCGGGAATCACAGCCTTAATCGGAGACTTCCTGCAAACCGAACTGGAAGATCTCCCCCCTCCCGACGCTGTCTTCATCGGCGGGCACGGCGGAAAATTAGAAGATATACTGGTACGCCTGAAAGAAGTATTGCAACCCGGCGGTTGCATCGTCTTCAACTCCGTATCCCCAAATAGCAGGGAATTGTTCCGCAAAGGGGCAGAAAACGCAGGAATGTCTCTGCAACCCTCCCTGCACATCGCACTCAATGATTATAACCCGATAGAAATAATGAAAGTAACCTTATGA